From Granulicella cerasi, a single genomic window includes:
- a CDS encoding penicillin-binding transpeptidase domain-containing protein, with protein sequence MKLGLAAVLISAVAATATAQTHKRPSAAHAHTAAPHHSAAHQAAGAHHAPAGRSVRRQASSRHVVAHRGVRVHAERFYTSSFVTTPQGQGDVVDGEDPVVRAAAIEALGNMNGTVLAIDPSSGRILTIVNQKLALSAGAEPCSTIKVMVALAGLKEGLVKADTPVSLGGHYSLDLTHALAKSVNLYFEVLGRALGFERVKHYANEFGLGELAGYNIAGEQLGTYPDVPLPQAQGGVGRMCSFGESINMTPLQLGAMVSSIANGGTLYYLQHPTTPQEVKDFQPKVKRLVDIKDIVPEIMPGMSGAVNYGTARGLHASFVSFPVLGKTGTCSNNGTRYGWFVSYGDAPTGRIVTVVFLNGDHNVAGPRAAELTGVFYKAMQNRNYFAPNGTAPSQQSPTTSASLVGASEHAGR encoded by the coding sequence TTGAAACTCGGGCTGGCGGCAGTACTGATCTCCGCTGTGGCAGCAACGGCCACGGCACAAACGCACAAGCGTCCGAGCGCGGCCCATGCTCACACGGCGGCCCCGCACCACTCCGCGGCGCACCAGGCTGCGGGCGCGCATCATGCGCCTGCGGGACGCAGCGTGAGGCGCCAGGCTTCGAGCCGCCACGTGGTCGCTCATCGCGGAGTCCGCGTACACGCCGAACGCTTTTACACTTCGAGCTTTGTCACCACGCCGCAGGGGCAGGGCGATGTCGTCGACGGCGAAGACCCTGTCGTGCGCGCAGCCGCTATTGAAGCGCTGGGCAACATGAATGGCACGGTGCTGGCAATCGATCCTTCGAGCGGCCGCATCCTGACGATAGTCAACCAGAAGCTCGCGCTGAGCGCAGGCGCGGAGCCTTGCTCGACGATCAAGGTGATGGTCGCGCTCGCCGGTTTGAAAGAAGGCCTCGTGAAGGCCGACACGCCGGTGAGCCTCGGCGGACATTACTCGCTGGACCTGACTCATGCGCTCGCGAAGAGCGTGAATCTGTACTTCGAAGTGCTTGGTCGCGCGTTGGGCTTTGAGCGTGTGAAGCACTACGCGAACGAGTTTGGCCTGGGCGAGCTTGCGGGCTATAACATCGCGGGCGAGCAGCTGGGCACGTATCCCGATGTGCCTCTTCCGCAGGCGCAGGGCGGCGTGGGCCGCATGTGCTCGTTTGGCGAGAGCATCAACATGACGCCGCTGCAGCTTGGCGCAATGGTGTCGTCGATCGCAAACGGCGGAACACTCTACTACCTGCAGCATCCGACGACGCCGCAGGAAGTGAAAGACTTCCAGCCAAAGGTGAAGCGCCTGGTCGACATCAAGGACATCGTCCCGGAGATCATGCCGGGCATGAGCGGCGCAGTGAACTACGGCACCGCGCGTGGACTTCATGCAAGCTTCGTGTCATTCCCCGTGTTGGGCAAGACAGGCACGTGCTCGAACAACGGCACGCGTTACGGCTGGTTCGTGAGCTACGGCGACGCACCGACGGGCCGCATCGTGACGGTGGTCTTCCTCAATGGCGATCACAATGTGGCGGGGCCGCGTGCGGCGGAGCTGACGGGCGTGTTCTACAAGGCGATGCAGAACCGCAATTACTTCGCGCCGAACGGCACGGCTCCTTCGCAGCAGTCCCCGACGACGAGTGCATCGCTCGTAGGCGCAAGCGAACACGCGGGAAGATAG
- the ftsZ gene encoding cell division protein FtsZ, translated as MSYPPDDALRIHYHDEAQRSARIKVIGVGGGGNNAVNRMIAAGVEGVEFIAANTDAQALETSQAPVKLQLGVKLTSGLGAGANPDIGRRAALEDSDKIIEALEGADMVFVTAGLGGGTGTGAAPVIASLASEMGALTVAVVTRPFAFEGKRRLKQAERGLQELLESVDTLIVIPNEKLLAVAKDAGFFESFRIADDVLRQGVQGISDIITIPGVINRDFADVKTTMAGMGYSVMGTAVRSGPDRAKEAAIAAMASPLLESGAIDGARGILINITGSSSLKLNEVNEASTLIQDAAHEDANIIFGAVQDESMGDDVKITVIATGFRDEAPQRRERMLSETSLGHHSARVRDEEAEYSEPRINIRPATVPFASEAREAAAQPEVAQPPVESHIVVEPAGEITSPPAQEIPITRPIVQQVIAPVSDGLDDFPGFRAVPRSTPSSAYYDQAREQAAIREVQAAPASERSQGAYIPEAAAEPLPELVPVPASVFDDDFFRKPNEDLRTQPQNEAAWPEAKVPTFSGYAAPEPATGGPSDDELDIPAFLRKNH; from the coding sequence ATGTCTTATCCGCCTGATGACGCGCTCAGGATCCACTACCACGACGAAGCTCAACGCTCTGCCCGCATCAAGGTCATAGGCGTAGGCGGCGGCGGTAACAATGCGGTGAATCGCATGATTGCTGCCGGTGTGGAGGGCGTTGAATTCATCGCTGCGAACACGGATGCGCAGGCGCTCGAGACCTCGCAGGCACCGGTAAAGCTGCAACTCGGCGTGAAGCTGACGAGCGGCCTCGGCGCAGGCGCAAACCCGGATATCGGCCGCCGCGCGGCGCTCGAAGACTCCGACAAAATCATCGAAGCGCTCGAGGGCGCAGACATGGTGTTCGTCACCGCAGGTCTCGGCGGTGGAACGGGCACGGGTGCTGCTCCGGTGATTGCCTCGCTCGCCAGCGAGATGGGTGCGCTTACAGTGGCTGTGGTCACGCGCCCCTTTGCGTTTGAAGGCAAGCGCCGCCTGAAGCAGGCCGAGCGCGGCCTGCAGGAGTTGCTGGAGTCGGTGGACACGCTGATCGTGATCCCGAACGAAAAGCTGCTCGCTGTGGCGAAGGACGCCGGCTTCTTCGAGAGCTTCCGCATCGCGGACGATGTGCTGCGCCAGGGCGTGCAGGGCATCTCGGACATCATTACGATTCCCGGTGTCATCAACCGCGACTTTGCGGACGTGAAGACGACGATGGCCGGCATGGGTTATTCGGTGATGGGTACGGCTGTTCGCTCGGGCCCGGATCGTGCGAAGGAAGCGGCGATTGCCGCGATGGCTTCGCCGCTGCTGGAGTCCGGTGCGATCGACGGCGCGCGTGGCATCCTCATCAACATTACGGGTTCGTCCTCGTTGAAGCTGAACGAAGTGAACGAGGCTTCGACGCTGATCCAGGACGCAGCGCATGAAGACGCGAACATCATCTTTGGCGCAGTGCAGGACGAGAGCATGGGCGACGACGTGAAGATCACCGTCATCGCAACCGGCTTTCGTGACGAGGCTCCGCAGCGCCGCGAGCGCATGTTGAGCGAGACCTCTCTCGGCCATCACAGCGCGCGTGTGCGTGATGAAGAGGCTGAGTACAGCGAGCCGCGCATCAACATTCGCCCGGCGACGGTGCCGTTTGCAAGCGAAGCGCGGGAAGCTGCCGCGCAGCCTGAAGTAGCGCAGCCGCCGGTGGAGTCGCACATTGTGGTTGAGCCTGCAGGCGAGATTACCTCGCCGCCCGCGCAGGAGATTCCGATCACGCGACCGATCGTGCAGCAGGTGATTGCGCCGGTGAGCGACGGGCTGGATGATTTCCCGGGCTTCCGCGCTGTGCCGCGTAGCACTCCTTCGAGCGCTTACTACGACCAGGCGCGTGAGCAGGCTGCGATTCGCGAGGTGCAGGCAGCGCCTGCTTCTGAGCGTTCGCAGGGGGCGTACATTCCCGAAGCAGCGGCGGAGCCTTTACCGGAGCTGGTGCCGGTGCCGGCGTCGGTCTTCGATGACGACTTCTTCCGCAAGCCGAATGAAGACCTGCGCACGCAGCCTCAGAACGAAGCAGCATGGCCCGAGGCCAAGGTGCCGACGTTCTCTGGATACGCTGCGCCGGAGCCTGCGACCGGTGGACCGAGCGATGATGAGCTCGACATTCCGGCGTTCCTGCGTAAGAACCACTAG
- a CDS encoding polyprenyl synthetase family protein, whose amino-acid sequence MPVDVQTLLKSGVVLADEALERLLPAATTAPHSIHRAMRHSTFAGGKRLRPVLAMEAARAVAGTLPDAAVELGAAIEMVHTYSLIHDDLPALDNDDLRRGKPTCHVVYGEAIAILAGDALQTLAFQTLAQLKVRPAAIVEIIKEFSFAIGTGVGPETGIPYGMIGGQVEDIEGEGQQPTAAGVERIHRSKTGALITTSIVCGGILGLDAKLAAEGKSLDHTHADLIAALRTFGEKAGLAFQIVDDVLDMTQTSEELGKTAGKDTATEKSTWPAIYGIEQSQKDAAALIADAFAALAPFGEAAEPLKAVANYLVDRKH is encoded by the coding sequence ATGCCCGTTGATGTTCAAACCCTTCTGAAGTCCGGCGTCGTCCTCGCGGACGAGGCCCTCGAGCGCTTGCTCCCAGCAGCGACCACCGCGCCCCACTCGATCCACCGCGCCATGCGCCACTCCACCTTCGCCGGTGGCAAGCGCCTGCGCCCCGTGCTCGCCATGGAAGCCGCGCGCGCCGTTGCAGGCACGCTGCCCGACGCCGCTGTCGAACTCGGCGCCGCCATCGAGATGGTGCATACCTACTCGCTGATCCACGACGATCTGCCCGCGCTCGACAACGATGACCTGCGCCGCGGCAAGCCCACCTGCCACGTCGTATACGGCGAAGCTATCGCGATCCTTGCCGGTGATGCTCTGCAGACGCTCGCCTTCCAGACGCTTGCGCAGCTCAAGGTACGCCCCGCCGCCATCGTCGAAATCATCAAGGAGTTCAGCTTCGCCATCGGCACCGGCGTCGGCCCCGAAACCGGCATTCCCTACGGCATGATCGGTGGCCAGGTCGAAGACATCGAAGGCGAAGGCCAGCAGCCCACCGCCGCAGGCGTGGAACGCATCCACCGCTCCAAGACGGGCGCGCTCATTACGACGAGCATCGTCTGTGGTGGCATCCTCGGCCTCGACGCAAAGCTCGCCGCTGAAGGCAAGTCGCTGGACCACACGCACGCCGACCTCATCGCCGCGCTGCGCACCTTCGGCGAAAAGGCAGGCCTCGCCTTCCAGATCGTCGACGACGTGCTTGACATGACCCAGACCTCTGAAGAGCTTGGCAAGACCGCTGGCAAGGACACCGCCACCGAGAAGTCCACGTGGCCCGCGATCTACGGTATCGAGCAGTCGCAGAAAGACGCTGCGGCCCTCATCGCCGATGCCTTTGCCGCGCTTGCGCCCTTCGGCGAAGCCGCTGAACCGCTCAAGGCCGTTGCCAACTACCTCGTCGACCGCAAGCACTAA
- a CDS encoding cell division protein FtsQ/DivIB → MSFKRGTSRGTAVLDAPEETYASEFEREGAEVSEPPAVREPAPAGAFQRARERAASGESLEEEAYVPKRGAPKKFNLRASVPKSVAGRLVAASLAVLTLGAAAVIITAVEHSLMRDERFMVATSSDIEISGNQHLTRSQLLSVFGADLERNIFKVPLAERRTDLERLPWVEHATVMRLLPNHLRVKVMERTPVAFVRQGTQIGLVDANGVLLDMPQDAAGDPHYSFPVLTGLNAGDPQSTRAARMAIYASFMKDLGGDTDDARKRTASLSEVDVTNPEDIKALVALNGSDVLVHFGDEKFLERYNEFAEHLSEWKSQYPKLSAADMRYEHQVVLEMQGAAQSNAAAATANPAAPAATTPAMAPATAAAKPAPVAAKPAAKAPAKEPPAKAKAEAAKRLMAQKLARARAAAKAHTTTHPAKANQ, encoded by the coding sequence TTGAGCTTCAAACGCGGAACTTCTCGCGGTACTGCGGTGCTGGATGCGCCGGAGGAGACGTACGCCTCGGAGTTCGAGCGCGAAGGCGCTGAAGTTTCCGAACCTCCGGCGGTGCGCGAACCGGCTCCTGCAGGCGCGTTTCAGCGCGCTCGCGAACGTGCGGCTTCGGGCGAATCGCTCGAGGAAGAGGCCTACGTCCCCAAGCGCGGCGCTCCGAAGAAGTTCAACCTGCGCGCCAGCGTGCCGAAGTCTGTGGCCGGGCGCCTCGTGGCTGCGTCGCTTGCCGTGCTGACTCTCGGCGCGGCTGCGGTGATCATCACGGCCGTAGAGCACTCGCTGATGCGCGATGAGCGCTTCATGGTCGCGACCTCTTCTGACATTGAAATCAGCGGGAACCAGCACCTCACGCGGTCGCAGTTGCTCAGTGTTTTTGGGGCAGACCTCGAGCGCAACATCTTCAAGGTGCCGCTGGCCGAACGTCGTACGGACCTTGAGCGTCTGCCCTGGGTGGAGCACGCGACGGTGATGCGTTTGCTGCCGAACCATCTTCGCGTGAAGGTAATGGAGCGCACGCCGGTGGCGTTTGTGCGCCAGGGAACGCAGATCGGCCTGGTGGATGCGAACGGTGTGCTGCTGGATATGCCGCAGGATGCTGCGGGCGATCCGCATTACTCTTTCCCTGTATTGACGGGGCTGAACGCGGGCGATCCGCAGTCCACACGCGCGGCGCGCATGGCGATCTACGCGAGCTTCATGAAGGACCTCGGTGGCGACACCGATGACGCCAGGAAGCGCACCGCCTCGCTAAGCGAAGTGGATGTGACAAACCCCGAGGACATCAAGGCGCTGGTCGCGTTGAACGGATCCGACGTGCTGGTGCACTTCGGCGACGAGAAGTTTCTGGAGCGCTACAACGAGTTTGCCGAACATCTGTCGGAGTGGAAGTCGCAGTATCCGAAGCTGAGTGCGGCGGATATGCGTTACGAGCACCAGGTCGTGCTCGAGATGCAGGGCGCGGCTCAGTCGAACGCAGCAGCTGCGACGGCGAATCCTGCTGCTCCTGCGGCGACGACGCCTGCAATGGCCCCGGCCACGGCTGCAGCGAAGCCTGCGCCCGTGGCGGCAAAGCCCGCGGCGAAGGCTCCGGCGAAAGAGCCCCCTGCGAAAGCCAAGGCTGAAGCGGCGAAGCGTTTGATGGCGCAAAAACTGGCGCGTGCACGAGCGGCAGCAAAGGCGCATACTACGACTCATCCTGCGAAGGCGAACCAATGA
- a CDS encoding NAD(P)H-hydrate dehydratase — MKILTAAEMGEADKRSVDAGVSVHDLMEQAGAAVAAFVREQFPDRRVIVILAGKGNNGGDGMVAARELAEGYGDVRIALLGRESELKGDALAAWEAAGEAAKIECESIDDLFAALEGAELVIDAIVGTGFKPPLRGLAASAKDILDGILLPVVAVDLPSGWDADSTEQTVDGACRANAVVSFAAPKLAHVFGHLTAPDVFGPVLVAPIGTPEEAIVSTQNLTWAGASKEITETPRNINSNKGRFGHVLIVGGALGKAGAPSMASLAALRSGAGLVTAAVEREILPTVASVASELMLTPLDLAATSFDSLTKGISIVGLGPGLGTTDAAKSFVERFIPAVDLPMVIDADALNILSEGRLGLLKQGKPRTFVLTPHPGEMARLLGVTVKEVEADRINLARKFATEHGVTLVLKGWRTLIAHPDGRIAVNTTGNPSMSKGGSGDILTGIVAALVGQFPDNVAEAVETAVYLHGLAGDFACAAQDEHTVLATDTIMHLFEAFRSRAVDGNEMTWLTGLAVR, encoded by the coding sequence ATGAAGATTCTGACAGCAGCAGAGATGGGCGAGGCGGACAAGCGTTCCGTCGACGCGGGTGTGTCCGTTCACGATTTGATGGAGCAGGCCGGCGCGGCTGTTGCGGCGTTCGTGCGCGAGCAGTTTCCTGATCGCCGCGTGATCGTGATCCTCGCAGGCAAGGGTAACAATGGCGGCGACGGGATGGTCGCAGCGCGAGAGCTTGCGGAAGGCTACGGCGATGTGCGCATTGCGCTGCTTGGCCGTGAAAGCGAACTGAAGGGCGACGCGCTGGCCGCTTGGGAAGCCGCTGGCGAAGCGGCGAAGATCGAGTGCGAGAGCATTGATGATTTGTTCGCGGCGCTCGAGGGCGCGGAGCTGGTAATCGACGCGATTGTAGGCACGGGCTTCAAGCCGCCGCTGCGTGGTTTGGCTGCGAGCGCGAAAGATATTCTCGATGGCATTCTGCTGCCCGTGGTGGCGGTGGACCTGCCGAGTGGATGGGATGCGGACTCGACCGAGCAGACCGTGGATGGAGCCTGCCGAGCGAACGCGGTGGTGAGCTTTGCGGCTCCGAAGCTGGCGCACGTCTTCGGCCACCTCACGGCGCCGGATGTTTTCGGGCCGGTGCTGGTCGCGCCGATCGGCACGCCGGAAGAGGCGATCGTCTCTACGCAGAACCTGACGTGGGCGGGTGCCTCGAAGGAGATCACCGAGACGCCGCGCAATATCAACTCGAACAAGGGCCGCTTCGGGCATGTGTTGATCGTGGGTGGAGCGTTGGGCAAAGCGGGCGCGCCGTCGATGGCTTCGCTCGCTGCGCTGCGTTCCGGGGCCGGGCTGGTGACGGCTGCTGTCGAGCGCGAGATTCTGCCAACGGTAGCGAGCGTGGCTTCGGAATTGATGCTGACGCCGCTTGACCTTGCTGCAACCAGCTTTGATTCGTTGACCAAGGGCATCAGCATCGTCGGTCTGGGGCCGGGGCTTGGTACGACGGATGCCGCGAAGTCGTTCGTGGAGCGCTTCATTCCGGCAGTGGATCTGCCGATGGTGATCGACGCTGATGCATTGAACATCTTGTCGGAGGGCCGTCTTGGTTTGCTGAAGCAGGGCAAGCCGCGCACCTTTGTGCTGACGCCGCATCCGGGTGAGATGGCGCGTCTGCTTGGCGTGACGGTGAAGGAAGTGGAAGCGGACCGCATCAACCTCGCGCGTAAGTTCGCCACCGAACATGGCGTGACGCTGGTGCTCAAGGGATGGCGCACGCTGATTGCGCATCCGGATGGGCGCATCGCGGTGAACACGACCGGCAATCCGTCGATGTCGAAGGGAGGCTCGGGCGACATTCTTACGGGGATCGTTGCGGCGTTGGTGGGGCAGTTCCCGGACAACGTTGCCGAGGCCGTGGAGACTGCGGTGTATCTGCATGGGCTTGCAGGCGACTTCGCCTGCGCCGCGCAGGACGAGCATACGGTGCTGGCTACAGACACCATCATGCATTTGTTTGAGGCCTTCCGCTCACGCGCGGTGGATGGCAACGAGATGACCTGGCTTACAGGATTGGCGGTGCGGTAG
- the tsaE gene encoding tRNA (adenosine(37)-N6)-threonylcarbamoyltransferase complex ATPase subunit type 1 TsaE: MREWTREKRLKTRSVNGTLALGEMITELLAAPKLVVLRGQLGAGKTTLVRGMAQAIGADVSEVSSPTFTLVQEYKGRKTTLYHLDLYRLEEERELESIGLWELVEQPNTLVMVEWGDRFESVMERADAEIQMGQGEEENERLLLIHWRD; the protein is encoded by the coding sequence GTGAGAGAGTGGACGCGCGAAAAGCGGCTGAAGACGCGCAGCGTAAATGGCACGCTGGCTTTGGGCGAGATGATCACGGAGTTGCTGGCGGCCCCGAAGCTGGTGGTGCTGCGTGGACAGCTTGGCGCCGGTAAGACGACGCTCGTCCGCGGCATGGCGCAGGCCATCGGCGCGGATGTGAGCGAGGTTTCGAGCCCGACCTTCACGCTCGTGCAAGAGTACAAGGGCCGCAAGACAACGCTCTACCATCTCGATCTTTACCGTCTGGAAGAAGAGCGTGAGCTCGAGAGCATTGGACTGTGGGAGTTGGTCGAACAGCCGAACACGCTGGTGATGGTGGAGTGGGGCGATCGCTTCGAGTCTGTGATGGAGCGTGCGGATGCTGAGATCCAGATGGGACAGGGCGAGGAAGAGAACGAGCGTTTGCTGCTGATTCACTGGCGCGACTAA
- the murC gene encoding UDP-N-acetylmuramate--L-alanine ligase codes for MSGIAEILLTIGYAVSGSDMRESPTTERLRGLGATIYVGHAASNAAASDVVVTSSAVAKDNPEVLEARSRKIPVIQRAEMLAELMRLKYGIAVAGMHGKTTTTSMIAAVLAGGELDATVVVGGRVDAMGSNARLGKSQYLVAEADESDRSFLKLPPVLAVVTNLDREHMDTYRDMQDVEGAFVEFMDKVPFYGAVTACIDNPMLRAILPRVTRRLFTYGESAEADFRLRILPKGTDGSHSTFEVNTRGLVLGPFTLNVPGKHNVLNATAAVAIGVQLGIAPEKIAAGLASFRGVDRRFQTKGVEREVTVVDDYGHHPTEVKATLAAARSCGFGRVLVMFQPHRFTRTRDLMEEFAIAFGDADAVQVLDIYAASEQPIEGITGETLAQAIREAGGGRVVYADSMQSAVERLVADARPGDLILTLGAGSVSQAGPMLLEALKG; via the coding sequence ATGAGCGGCATTGCGGAGATTCTGCTGACGATCGGCTATGCGGTTTCGGGGTCGGATATGCGGGAGTCGCCGACGACGGAGCGGCTGCGAGGATTGGGTGCGACGATCTACGTCGGCCATGCGGCGTCGAACGCAGCGGCGAGTGATGTGGTCGTGACTAGCTCGGCCGTGGCCAAGGATAATCCCGAGGTGCTGGAGGCGCGCTCGCGCAAGATTCCGGTGATTCAGCGCGCGGAGATGCTCGCCGAGCTGATGCGGTTGAAGTATGGCATCGCCGTAGCGGGCATGCATGGCAAGACGACTACGACGAGCATGATCGCCGCCGTGCTGGCGGGCGGCGAGCTGGATGCAACGGTCGTGGTGGGCGGACGCGTGGATGCCATGGGTTCGAACGCTCGGCTGGGCAAGTCGCAGTACCTGGTGGCCGAGGCCGATGAGAGCGATCGCTCCTTCTTGAAACTGCCGCCCGTGCTCGCCGTCGTGACGAATCTCGATCGCGAGCACATGGACACCTATCGCGACATGCAGGATGTTGAAGGCGCGTTCGTGGAGTTCATGGATAAGGTGCCGTTCTACGGCGCGGTGACGGCGTGCATCGACAACCCGATGCTGAGGGCGATTCTGCCGCGCGTGACGCGTCGGCTATTTACCTATGGCGAGTCGGCGGAGGCAGACTTCCGCCTGCGGATTTTGCCGAAGGGGACCGACGGTTCACACTCGACCTTCGAAGTGAACACGCGCGGGCTGGTACTGGGGCCGTTCACGCTGAACGTGCCGGGCAAGCACAACGTATTGAACGCCACGGCTGCGGTTGCGATCGGCGTGCAGCTTGGCATCGCGCCGGAGAAAATCGCCGCAGGGCTGGCGAGTTTCCGCGGCGTCGATCGTCGTTTCCAGACCAAGGGTGTGGAGCGCGAAGTCACAGTGGTGGACGATTACGGCCATCATCCGACCGAGGTGAAGGCGACGCTGGCGGCAGCACGGAGCTGCGGCTTCGGGCGCGTGCTGGTGATGTTCCAGCCGCACCGTTTTACGCGCACGCGCGACCTGATGGAGGAGTTCGCCATTGCCTTTGGCGACGCGGACGCGGTGCAGGTGTTGGACATCTACGCGGCGAGCGAGCAGCCGATTGAAGGCATCACCGGCGAGACGCTGGCGCAGGCGATCCGCGAGGCTGGCGGCGGTCGCGTGGTTTATGCGGACTCCATGCAATCAGCGGTGGAGCGGCTGGTCGCGGACGCGCGTCCCGGAGACCTGATTCTGACGCTCGGCGCGGGCAGCGTGTCGCAGGCTGGGCCGATGTTGCTCGAGGCGTTGAAGGGGTAG
- the ftsA gene encoding cell division protein FtsA, whose translation MNPRNENLITVLDAGSSKSCVLVAELVDGVLRYRGHGLEESKGMRRGVISDLVPAAEAIDRAALSAEKLSKAPIEATVVGIGGPHIRGVNSQGGISMGSRMKEITREDVKSAIDRARSIGLAPDREVLHLLPQQFILDDQGAIHDPVGMVGNRLEVSLHISTCSGSASQSVVTCANKAGLEVTDTIFEGIAAAESVLSADERELGVCIADIGASSTELVVFFEGSVAHTAVLPIGGDHFTNDLAVGLHVSVEEAEQLKRTYGHCVVTAVPQLNEIEVGGDLATGGQSPRVVRQRFLAEILEPRAREFLTMLRDNLRQGGVLEAMGAGCVFTGGGANLVGLLDHAESLLRVPARIGYPVPLSRMPAELAKPEFAAAIGMLLYTHRTQVRKASEEQGLRQKLKSIFAGSF comes from the coding sequence ATGAACCCACGCAACGAAAATCTGATTACGGTGCTGGATGCAGGCAGCTCGAAGAGCTGCGTGCTGGTGGCTGAACTGGTCGATGGCGTACTGCGTTACCGCGGCCATGGCTTGGAAGAGTCCAAGGGAATGCGCCGCGGCGTGATCTCGGACCTCGTCCCTGCGGCCGAAGCGATCGATCGCGCCGCGCTCTCAGCGGAGAAGCTGTCGAAGGCCCCGATTGAAGCGACGGTCGTCGGCATCGGCGGCCCGCACATTCGCGGCGTGAACTCGCAGGGCGGCATCAGCATGGGCTCGCGCATGAAGGAGATCACGCGCGAGGACGTGAAGTCGGCGATTGATCGTGCGCGCTCGATTGGGCTGGCTCCGGACCGTGAAGTGCTTCACTTGCTGCCACAGCAGTTCATCCTCGACGACCAGGGTGCGATCCACGATCCGGTGGGCATGGTGGGGAACCGCCTGGAAGTTTCGCTGCATATCTCGACGTGCTCGGGCTCTGCGTCGCAGTCGGTGGTGACGTGCGCGAACAAGGCCGGACTCGAAGTGACGGATACGATTTTTGAAGGCATCGCAGCGGCGGAGTCGGTGCTGAGCGCAGACGAGCGCGAGCTGGGCGTCTGCATCGCGGACATCGGTGCGAGCTCGACCGAGTTGGTGGTGTTCTTTGAAGGCTCGGTGGCACATACCGCTGTGCTGCCTATCGGGGGCGACCACTTCACCAACGACCTCGCGGTGGGCCTGCATGTTTCGGTGGAAGAGGCCGAGCAGCTCAAGCGGACGTACGGCCATTGCGTCGTGACAGCTGTCCCGCAGTTGAATGAAATCGAAGTTGGCGGCGATCTCGCGACGGGCGGGCAAAGTCCGCGCGTGGTGCGGCAGCGCTTCCTTGCGGAAATTCTGGAGCCGCGTGCGCGTGAGTTCCTCACCATGCTGCGCGACAATCTGCGCCAGGGCGGCGTGCTCGAAGCGATGGGCGCGGGCTGCGTCTTCACCGGCGGCGGCGCGAACCTCGTCGGCCTGCTGGACCACGCAGAAAGTCTGCTGCGCGTGCCGGCCCGCATCGGTTACCCGGTGCCGCTGAGCCGTATGCCGGCTGAGTTGGCGAAGCCTGAGTTTGCCGCAGCGATTGGAATGCTGCTTTACACGCACCGCACGCAGGTCCGCAAGGCCAGCGAGGAGCAGGGGCTGCGTCAGAAGTTGAAGTCGATCTTCGCTGGCAGCTTCTAG
- a CDS encoding class I SAM-dependent methyltransferase: MPPRKKPIAPAVHPFDRAHGTDTSGLIPGPAIAEGTTHKVEDLTAYYGIAPSILTGLTDLWLQQLHPQSPIEQTVFLDVGAGKGRAMMLASQLPFRRIEGIELSPAMYAIAQRNLAIWGADPTAEALAPIMLHHADATTHPLPHAPTLAFLFHPFEAKLLNRFLRHVESEQAESPQPFDLIYANAEHDSLLDRDPCFRRIWLGRVPMSTDDHLADLAEIAQQTEYGSTGDELCAIYRFHPRGQ; encoded by the coding sequence ATGCCGCCGCGTAAAAAGCCGATCGCCCCAGCCGTCCATCCCTTCGACCGCGCGCATGGCACGGACACCTCCGGCCTCATCCCTGGCCCGGCGATCGCCGAAGGCACGACCCATAAAGTCGAAGACCTGACGGCCTACTACGGCATCGCGCCGTCAATCCTCACCGGGCTCACCGACCTCTGGCTGCAGCAGCTTCACCCGCAGAGCCCCATCGAGCAGACCGTCTTCCTCGACGTCGGCGCCGGCAAAGGCCGTGCCATGATGCTCGCCTCGCAGCTTCCCTTCCGCCGCATCGAAGGCATCGAGCTCAGCCCCGCCATGTACGCGATCGCCCAGCGCAACCTCGCTATCTGGGGCGCGGACCCCACCGCCGAAGCGCTCGCGCCCATCATGCTGCACCACGCCGACGCGACTACGCACCCGCTGCCCCATGCGCCGACGCTCGCCTTCCTCTTTCACCCGTTTGAAGCCAAGCTGCTCAACCGCTTCCTGCGGCACGTGGAGTCAGAGCAAGCCGAATCCCCGCAGCCCTTCGACCTCATCTACGCCAATGCCGAGCACGACTCGCTGCTGGACCGCGATCCCTGTTTCCGTCGCATCTGGCTCGGCCGCGTCCCCATGTCCACCGACGACCACCTCGCAGACCTGGCCGAAATAGCCCAGCAAACCGAGTACGGCTCTACCGGCGACGAACTTTGCGCCATCTATCGCTTCCATCCTCGCGGTCAGTAG
- a CDS encoding DUF59 domain-containing protein yields the protein MTDADLLQALRDCFDPVSKRNIVEARLVQSHALAFDTEAPGQGIRGVPSRYIAKLSILSPSSDDTLNAQLEAQIANRLAGLEAISGTEIKMLPPLFPMLR from the coding sequence GTGACTGACGCTGACCTCCTCCAAGCTCTGCGCGACTGCTTCGACCCCGTTTCCAAGCGCAACATCGTGGAAGCGCGCCTCGTGCAGTCGCACGCGCTCGCATTCGATACCGAGGCTCCCGGCCAGGGCATCCGCGGCGTGCCTTCGCGCTATATCGCGAAGCTCAGCATCCTCTCGCCCTCCAGCGACGACACGCTGAACGCACAGCTCGAAGCCCAGATCGCCAATCGCCTCGCAGGGCTCGAGGCGATCTCTGGCACCGAGATCAAAATGCTGCCACCGCTCTTCCCGATGCTGCGATAA